Genomic segment of Osmia bicornis bicornis chromosome 2, iOsmBic2.1, whole genome shotgun sequence:
CCATATGTACTACttctattataaataatgatatgattagcaatataatataaaattaaatttcaaatttcgcTCATAACTTCCAAATTAATAGTAATCTTCCATTCGTGGATGCAAAATATCTAATGGAAAATTATAAACTCGTACGTAACAAAGGAATCACagacaaaaaattaaaattattgaatgtCACTGCAATACAACTGCCATGTGGAAAATATAATGTAACGAAGGAcacgaaataaataaaatacttttttcaatagtttttcaaaatatttttctttaagttgctaaaataattaaatatttttctttaagtTGCTAAAATAATTGTCGGACAAAATTGTGTTTTAAGAAGGCCGCCAcagataattttaaaattcgatcccagcgccatctatacggAAACTTTGGAAACGACACAACATCTTACCGACTAAGGATAcggaaggaataataaaatatgattatttttaacttttcttAGTGTATTTCGTTTGTAAATCGTTTGTGATTGATTGTGAGTCCATTTTTAACGTTTGTGACAAATTAGTTCTTTTGTaattagcaattttatttcaatcataATGTGAGCCGAAactttttagtaattttttataataaacagaTTTTGTGTTATAATAAACAGCAGGGGAGGATGAGCTGTACGGGTGCTACAGAGTGTTAGCGGTAGCCCTGCAGTTGGCCATCAGAGAGGCCAAATCCCGAGCGTGGCAAGAGCTCCTCGGCTCTCTCGACGACGatccgtgggggcgcccttataTGTAGGCGATGGGCGAACtaaggccctgggcgccccccgtgacggagagcctcgacccccagttcTTGGGTCAGGTGGTGGACACGTTGTTCCCTCGTGACGACGATGGCCACCCCTGGCCCCCGCCTGTGCAAGTCGAATggacggcgtccccggccaAACCTGGGTATTGGCCCTGCACGTCCTTGGACCGCGATTGAggcgcctcttcagcgcctgtcTCAAGGAGGGGGTATTCCTCGACGAGTGGAAGGTTAGACGACTGGTCCTGCTTAGAAAGGAAGGACGGCCCGCGGAGAGTCCCTCCGCGTACCGGCCCATAGTTTTGCTCGACGAAGTCGGGAAGCTTTGAGAAAGCGTGATTTCTGACCGCCTCGCCGAGCACCTATCCCGGGTAGGCCCTGATCTGGCTGAGTCGCAGTACGGCTTTAGACGAGGGCGCAGCATCATTGATGCGATCGATTCGCTGCGCTCTCaatgcgactcggccacgtcccggggcggGGTGGCGATCGGCGTTTCGCTAGATATAGTGAACGCCTTTAATACCCTGCCCCACGGGACGATACTGGAGGCACTGGAAGATCACGAAGTGCCCCCAGTGCTGGGACGGACGAATCTATTGGAGGGACGTCGATGAGGGTGTACCCCAGGGGTCCCATTTGGGGCCCCCATGGTGGAATGTGGGGTACAATTCAGTTTTGCGGGTCGTGGTCCCGGACGGTGTAAGCATCACGTGCTTTGCCGATGACACGTACGTGTTTGCCACCGACTGGGACTGGAGCAGGACCAGTCGTCTTGTGGAGATTGGTGTGGCTGCCGTCGCAGCTGCGGTCCGGAGACTGGGGTTGCAGATAGaacctcacaagaccgaggtgatgtggttttactcgcctcggcgtggggttgcatCAACGCCCCAGTCTTGGATCCGGGTAGGTGACACCAGGGTCCAGGTGGGTGAAGGGTTCAAGTGGTCTCCatctggacagccactggcactTTGAGAGGCATTTCGACCGTCTGGCCCCCCGATTAGACGGGGTAGCAAACAATATCGGGGGGTCGAGTGATAAGGTTCACCGCCTTTATACGGGGATCGTGCTGCGTCGAGTGGAAAGGAGGATGGCCATTAGGGTCATGAGGGGATACCGCACGATCTCCAACGCGGCGGCGATGACTCTGGTGGGTCTCgcaaatttcgaaaaacagcgccccctagcgtcaaaaatgtgaactaataTTTCGGTGTCGCATcggcgccctctggtggcgaaaaaaggaaccaAATTTGTTGtgtgtgtacgtgtgtgtGTGCGTGCATGTGTACATGTGTGTATGTTCTGTGTAACCCCTTTTaatcgcctcttacgacaggcaggggataccgtggccgtattctaagccccccgagccacagggggtctaatttaatttaatttaacctCTTTAGGGTAAATTGGGATGCGTTTTGCATTCCAATTATACCAAAGTGATGGCGCCTTTTAGGGGCCTTGGCCCCTCTCATGCCCCGCGAACTATTTGTCATTTTTATCAGCATAGTTGTATCGTCGTGGACAGTTTAGActacgtcggtattacagatCGTAAGACGCGAACTCCCATAATATGATCgatctattttatattttcttcgtGGTTATGATTCTGTAAATATGTATACCAAAGTGGATGCAGTAGAATTGTAGTAGGATTGAACCGACTGCTTTAGAAATTACAAAAAGCAAAGAATTGTATGCAACAAAATAAAGATtgatttaatttcttattgaaTTATTCAATAAACAATATTTGCAATGGCAAGTAAAGATATCGATTCGGAAAACAATTCCAAAGATACTGAATTTGTACGTGGATCTGAACCAGAAGGTATACGTGAGAAATGCCAAAAagattttaaaagaaattggCGAGCAAATAATGATTACAGACGAAATCGTGGTTCATACCACAGTGGTAAAATTTTAGCATTGactgtttaaaattatatatttatagcattacaaatttttaataaattttgattttattctaacaGGATATCGAAATGATAATTTTGGTCGAAAACCATTTAAGCGTAATTGGTCAAATGTTCAACAGGATagtaaaagaaagaagatGAAAGTTGGGAATCGATTAAGAGAATGTGATGTAGGCATCACAGAATTTATAGGCAATGAAGGATTTTCTGGTGTAATTAAAGAAAGATATACAGATTTTCATGTGAATGAAATTGCTCTCGATGGACAGATAGCTAAGTTAACAAATCAAGACATTCCAGTATATgaggaagaaaatgaaaatctagAAGACTTAAAAATATCTGTATCCGATATAGTATGGGATCAGTTACAGACTTTAAAAGATCCAGGATCATCATCCATAGAAATTGATGTAACGGATATGGATAAGAATCAGCGTAGAGCAATTCATACAATTGCTAAAAAGATGACAGATGTTGTTAGTCAAACCATAGATAAAGATAATAGGAAAATTATGATGATTATGCCAAGTAAAAAAGATAATAGCAATTGTAtgttaaatatttgtattgataataatatttattttagtatattaatattatgttGTTCTGTTAGGTCATACTTTTCAGAGAGATAATCGGAAAGATTGGAGAAACCGTCCTGGTGAATATTGCTATTTTTTGTTACACAAAGTAAATATGGATACTATGGATGCTTTGAATCAATTGGCTATGAATCTACGTATGAGACCAAATAACTTTAACTATGCTGGTACAAAAGATCGTAGAGCTTGGACTACTCAATGGGTTAGTTTGAGAAAAGTAGAGCCATCAGATATATTACGAGCAGCGAGAAATGTACGTGGAGCATTTGTAGGAAACTTTAAGTTTACAAAAGAACCTTTGAAATTAGGCATGCTTTGTGGTAATCATTTTAGAATTGCTTTGAGAAATATAAATGGGACTGATGAGCAAATTGAGATAACAATGATTTCCTTAAGAGACCATGggtttataaattattatggTTTACAAAGATTTGGCACTGTAGTTGCCATTCCAACTTACGAAATCGGCAAAACTTTACTTCAGggtaattgtttttattttgaacttgaaattctaaggattttatttaagttttttacaattttatataaaacttagtcaataaattattgtttatCTGTGTTATATTTGTTAAAATCAGGTAAATGGAATGAAgcaattgaattaattttaaagccCAGAGAAGGGGAACAAGATAGAGATTTAGTAGAtgcaagaaaaatatatgaaacaaCTAAAGACGCATATGCCGCATATAAAAAGATTAAGAGATACGATAAAATAGAAGCTGCTCTTTTAAAGGGTATTTACACATGCGGAGATAGTAATCCTCAAGGAGCTTTAGATTTAATACCAAGAAATGCTCGGTTAATGTATATTCACGCGTATCAAAGTTTCGTATGGAATCACATGGTGTcaagaagaataaaagaatttgGAACAAAACCTATAGTCGGAGATTTAgtatatgaaaataatacaaaacaAAGCGACAATGACGAGGATTTTGTATACGATAACGAAAATGAACGCGTCACTGAAGATATTGCAGAACCTAATGAAAATACCAATAAATCAGGAGATGAATCATGTACAGATGCACCAAAAGAGGATGGAATAATCGAAGAATCTACAGAGCCATTATCTCCttcaattaaagaaataaCCAGTGCTACAGAATCTTGTCTTAAAATAGACGAAGGTTCAGAGAAAAGTAAAACTACCAGtgagaaaaatgaaactgaAGATTTATATAATCTTCCCGCAGtaaaaattctgaaagaaGAAGATTTATTTAACTACACATTGGCGGATGTACTGATGCCCCAAGTTGGTTGGAAAGTTACATATCCATCTTATGCCAAATCTTGGTTTGATGAGTTTTTAGCAAAAGATGGACTCACAACAGATCTTAGGCAAAAGAATAAGTAAGCTCATTAAAGAGTAATTTAGTACActtgttattttaataaaagcatTGTCtatattttatcttcacttCATTTCAGAAAATATAGTTTAGGAGGCacttatagaaaaatattacagATTCCATCAAATTTATCTTGGAAAATTATGcattataaagaaaaacataGTGATCTTATCATGTGTGATATTGATGAAATGAGAAAGTCAACGGCTCCAAAAGATGAGCCAGGTAGAAACTATAACTgatgtttaatttatttaaaatttaaatatgatattaataaaatgtactgcatgtataatttttattttttcagagGGACAATACAAAgctttaattattgaaatgtCCTTAAAATCATCTACATACGCGACAATGGCACTacgtgaaattttaaaatacgaTACTTCGGCACAAGCACAGGCAGCTCAGTCTGCTGCATGTAATGCAGAAGTCGAGAATTCAAATGCTTCACCGGATgttatagaaaatgaaaattctgcAGAAATTGATAGGAACGACGAAGATGAGAAATGTACCGAAACTCAAGAGCAAGATACGAAATCTATCGACGAAACGAAGGATGATAAAATAGAAGTATCCAATGCAATATAAAACTGTGATATGTtgctttaatattttataattgataATCAACTAAATTTTTCATACGAGTAAATAAAtggtagaaaatatttatgtaatattaagtatatacatataacaacaaGAATCGAATTATTGTTTAATgaaaactattattttttttttacaaatatttgtcacctttattttgtttatatttacaGTAAGAATATTCAACTACATGATTCAGaaaatacttttcattttagGTTTATGTTAAAAACAAGACTGAATAATTCCAGATCAGTTCTGAAAGTTCATTTACGATTCtatttaataaacaatataatttctatgattgttataaaaataaaatatttctattgttTATACGTATAACTGCTAAAAAGGGATGATGTATGTTTTCCTCGCttcaataaaatatgaaaatgcATTAAATTGAACtaaattttttttgtaaatataaaattgtggAATGTTCACGTTTGAATTACCTTCGAAATCGATCTTTCACGATAATGTTGCAGCATACAGAAGGTAAATCGAGGTATTGTTGCACGTGGTCGATGAAGGAGCGATTTGTAATGATTCTGAGGAGAGTTGAATAGCGTTAATATCCTCTCAGGTGACAAACGAGGGGACGACGCTGTGGGACGTCCGACGTCCCGATGCCATACGACAAATTATCTCACCTCCGGTTGAATACCGTGAAAAATCGTCAATATCATGACAAAGCGTTACTGTTGATCGACGAAAACGTATCGTTTCAGCAGAAGCAATTAAACGTCATCCTAGTATAAACGATACGTTTTATGGTCATAATACTCCATAATAGtaaacaaaatttcgcttTTAAGAGCagtagaaattaaaaaaacaatttcaatttcacaaatttacaattttaagttaagtttgaatttaattgttaataattaaagtttgAATGATTCTGCATGAGTACATAATACTTTATTTACACATTGCgaatgtttcaaatttttaattcaatttgtCTCGAATACGCCTTCGAgttatttagaaaaatgttaCAGGAGATATGATTTATTTGCATGACTTTTACTTTACGAGGGAATATGGTACTATTTTAATATCCTTGGTACCAGTTGGCACGATGAAGTAATAGAACGTACAATATGGGGCAGTAGAACATAATTAATCATATGGagcaaaatttcttttatatactCTGAAA
This window contains:
- the LOC114872044 gene encoding pseudouridylate synthase 7 homolog encodes the protein MASKDIDSENNSKDTEFVRGSEPEGIREKCQKDFKRNWRANNDYRRNRGSYHSGYRNDNFGRKPFKRNWSNVQQDSKRKKMKVGNRLRECDVGITEFIGNEGFSGVIKERYTDFHVNEIALDGQIAKLTNQDIPVYEEENENLEDLKISVSDIVWDQLQTLKDPGSSSIEIDVTDMDKNQRRAIHTIAKKMTDVVSQTIDKDNRKIMMIMPSKKDNSNCHTFQRDNRKDWRNRPGEYCYFLLHKVNMDTMDALNQLAMNLRMRPNNFNYAGTKDRRAWTTQWVSLRKVEPSDILRAARNVRGAFVGNFKFTKEPLKLGMLCGNHFRIALRNINGTDEQIEITMISLRDHGFINYYGLQRFGTVVAIPTYEIGKTLLQGKWNEAIELILKPREGEQDRDLVDARKIYETTKDAYAAYKKIKRYDKIEAALLKGIYTCGDSNPQGALDLIPRNARLMYIHAYQSFVWNHMVSRRIKEFGTKPIVGDLVYENNTKQSDNDEDFVYDNENERVTEDIAEPNENTNKSGDESCTDAPKEDGIIEESTEPLSPSIKEITSATESCLKIDEGSEKSKTTSEKNETEDLYNLPAVKILKEEDLFNYTLADVLMPQVGWKVTYPSYAKSWFDEFLAKDGLTTDLRQKNKKYSLGGTYRKILQIPSNLSWKIMHYKEKHSDLIMCDIDEMRKSTAPKDEPEGQYKALIIEMSLKSSTYATMALREILKYDTSAQAQAAQSAACNAEVENSNASPDVIENENSAEIDRNDEDEKCTETQEQDTKSIDETKDDKIEVSNAI